CGTGGTGGGCGTGACCCGGCGCACCTGGATGAGCGGGCGCGAGATGACGACGGCCTGGGTGGCGGTGGGACGCAGCGAGCGCGGATCCTGTCCGACCTGCTGGTGAGGCACGCCGCCCACCATGTGGGTCGGCGACGCGGTCGCCCCGCCCGCGGGAGGAGCCGCCTGGCCCCCCACCGGAGTGCCCGGAGACGAAGGACGCACCGGCGCCGAGGACGAGCCACTGCGCTGGTACTGGCTCGGCCCACCGCGCTGGTACTGGCTGGGTCCACCCGGACGGCCACCCTGACCACCGGGTCCACCCGGACGGCCACCCTGACCACCGGGTCCACCCGGACGGCCACCCTGACCACCGGGACCGCCGGGACGGCCCCCCTGACCACCGGGTCCACCCGGACGGCCAGAGCCCGACATGCCGGGTCCACCCGACGAAGGGGACCGCTGGGGTCCAGAAGAGGGATGCGAAGGCGTCCGGACAGCGGGCGGAACCGCCGAAGGCGGCGGGCGGGTAGGCAAGTGGGGTGACTCCTTGAAAGAGGATACTGGCCGCGAGGCGGCTGGGGCGGAGGTCGGAGCCCGAGGGGGCTCCACCGCCCGAGGCGCCTCGGCGGCGGCGACGGGAGGCTGAGGGGCAGCAGGGGTGGGAGGCGTCGCGGCCACCGCGGGAGCGGGAGCCTCGGCGCGAGGAGCCTCGGCGGGAGCCGGGGCGGCGGCCTCGGCCCGGGGGGCCTCGGCTGCGGGAGGAGGAGGCGGCGGCGCGGCCACCGGGGCGGGTGCCTCGGGGGCGGCCGACATCGGCGTGGTCACGGCCGGAGCGGGCGTGGCGGGAGCGGCCGGGCTCTCCGCCACGGGCGCGGCGATGGGCGGAGCCTCGGCACGAGGGGGCTCGGGAGGCGCGACCACCACGGCGGCGGCCTCGGTGGCGGCCGGCTCGGTGACCTCACGCGGCAGGTCGACGGAAGCGGTCGGAGCCGCGGAGGCGGGTGCCTCGTCGGCCTGCTCGGCGGAGGGCGCGTTCGACGGGGCCTTGCGGCGCACCACGAAGCCCTTGGCCGCCACGGGCGCGGCGGCCTGCTTCGGCTTGCGCTTGTCGAGGATCCGCTGCACCGCGGAGGTGGCCTGGTCGTCCTCGAGCGAGGACGAGTGGCTCTTGACATCGTAGCCGAGCGCGACGAGCTCGGTCACGACCTCTTTGTTGTCGAGCTCGACCCCGTGGTCCTTGAGCTCCTTGGCAATCTCGTGAACTCGCTTCTTCGACATACCTTGCTTGGCCTTTTGCTCCGCCGGCTACCAGGCGCAGCACCCTAATCCAAAAACGTGTGTGAGTGGTGCTAACGCCCACTCCCTCCGGTCGCTCCACCCCGGCCCGGGACCGACTCCAGCGCCTGTCCCAGGAGCGACGGGTCGACCGGACCCGCCTTTCCCCGGAAAGCCCTACCGAAGGCCTTCCGCTTCACCGCCGCCGCCAGGCACCCCACCCCACAAAGATAAGCCCCGCGTCCAGGGAGCTTCCTCCGCCCATCCACCACCACCCCCCCTTCAGGCCCCACCCCCAATCGGATGAGCTCCTCCTGGCTGCGCCTCGCGCCGCAACCGATGCAGCTTCGCACCGGTCCGGCCCCTACAGGCAACTCTTCTCTACTATTAGTACTGGAGCGGGCTTTCAGGCGCATCCCCTCAGCCATCCAAGCGAGCTTACGACATTACCGCGAACTAAGCGCCCGCCGGCTCGGCGGAGGGCGAGGAAGCGGACGAGCCCCGCTCGGCGTTGAGTTCCGCCCGGAGCCGGGCTTCCTCCACCAGGTAGTTCTCCGCCGCGCTCTTGAGCTGGCGCGCCTTCTTGATGCCCACCCCCGGGACGTCCCCCAGCCGGGCCAGGTCCTTCTCGTTGGCGATGTCCTCCACCGACTTGTAGCCGGCCAACACCAGCTGCTCGATGGCCTTCTCGCCCATGCCGCGCACGCGCGCCATGCGCTCGGTCTGGCTGAGCTCGTCCGGATGGCGGCGCGCCTCGGCCTGGCGGGCCTGCTCGCGCTCGCGCTCCATGCGGGACAGCTCCGCGGCGTCCAGCCCCATCTGCTTGCGCGCCTCCTCCTGCATGGCCGGCACGCGCGAGGGATCCACGCCCGGAATCTGCGACAGCACCTCCGCATTGGCCTCGGCGATGTCCTTGGCCTGACGGAAGCCGTGGGCGTAGAGCGTCTCCACCAGCATCTCGTTGACGCCGGGCAGCGCGCCCAGGGAGCGGTTGGCGAACTCGCGCATCTCGCGCACGCGGCTCTCGCTGTTGATGTCCAGCTTCCAGCCGGTGAGCTGCGCGGCCAGGCGCACGTTCTGGCCCCGGCGGCCGATGGCCAGCGACAGCTGGTCATCCGGCACGATGAGCTCCATGGCGTGGTTGGCCTCGTCGATGATGACGCGGCTGACCTCGGCGGGGGCGAGCGCCGAGCACACGAAGCGCGCGGGGTCCTCGTCGAAGGGGACGATGTCGATCTTCTCCCCGCGCAGCTCCTGCACCACCGCCTGCACGCGGCTGCCCTTCATGCCCACGCACGCGCCCACCGGGTCCACGTCCGCGTCGCGGCTGGACACGGCGATCTTCGCCCGGCCGCCCGGCTCGCGCGCCGCCGCCTCGATGACCACGATGCCCTCGGCGATTTCCGGCACCTCCATCTCGAAGAGCTTGGTGAGCAGGTTGACCGAGGCGCGGCTGAGGACGATCTGCGGGCCCTTGGACTCGCGCAGCACGTCGAGCACGTACGCCTGGACGCGGTCGCCCGCGCGGTACGTCTCGCGCGGCACCTGCTCGCGCACCGGCAGCACCGCCTCGGCGCGGCCCAGGTCCACGATGATGTTGCCGCGCTCGAAGCGCCGGGCGATGCCGGTGACGATCTCGTTCTTGCGGTCCTTGTACTCGTTGAAGACGTTCTCGCGCTCGGCGTCGCGGGTGCGCTGCAGGATGACCTGCTTGGCCGTCTGGGCCGCGATGCGCCCGAAGCCGCGCCGGAACGTCTTGAGCCGCAGGATGTCACCGTACTGGTTGTCCTGGGCCTTGGCCTCCTCGGCGTCCTCGTCCCGGTAGAAGATCTGGAACACGAGCT
The nucleotide sequence above comes from Cystobacter fuscus DSM 2262. Encoded proteins:
- a CDS encoding YlxR family protein, translated to MAEGMRLKARSSTNSREELPVGAGPVRSCIGCGARRSQEELIRLGVGPEGGVVVDGRRKLPGRGAYLCGVGCLAAAVKRKAFGRAFRGKAGPVDPSLLGQALESVPGRGGATGGSGR
- the nusA gene encoding transcription termination factor NusA encodes the protein MPTPANPTINLNLVLDQVAKDKGIERSVLISTLEDAMTTAAKKHFGQERNLEAKYDAEKGVVELFQAITVVETITDPIQAVNQIPLDEAHKKGMEVEPGDELVFQIFYRDEDAEEAKAQDNQYGDILRLKTFRRGFGRIAAQTAKQVILQRTRDAERENVFNEYKDRKNEIVTGIARRFERGNIIVDLGRAEAVLPVREQVPRETYRAGDRVQAYVLDVLRESKGPQIVLSRASVNLLTKLFEMEVPEIAEGIVVIEAAAREPGGRAKIAVSSRDADVDPVGACVGMKGSRVQAVVQELRGEKIDIVPFDEDPARFVCSALAPAEVSRVIIDEANHAMELIVPDDQLSLAIGRRGQNVRLAAQLTGWKLDINSESRVREMREFANRSLGALPGVNEMLVETLYAHGFRQAKDIAEANAEVLSQIPGVDPSRVPAMQEEARKQMGLDAAELSRMEREREQARQAEARRHPDELSQTERMARVRGMGEKAIEQLVLAGYKSVEDIANEKDLARLGDVPGVGIKKARQLKSAAENYLVEEARLRAELNAERGSSASSPSAEPAGA